The following proteins come from a genomic window of Geothrix edaphica:
- a CDS encoding porin — translation MKRTCNLGLAAFLLAALPASAQTVKIGGDIQLWYTQMLDSNLRYNSAAPGGYYNLRSEFKENTFSVRRSEIKLSGSAAEGVDYEVMFDPSISTGTSNPIILQDAFVTWKPFAGLDVKAGQFKNLQTYEGVTSSTELLFAERSQLGRMFGDKRDRGLALGFSYGDPKGFAGKVTAAVFNGMNDATSGKTNDTNAQKDVVLRVDFSLGQTHKFGAYTLQGGTDVADKGNPPATIAANPGGAWPTQAAIYDNKDKTTNLGAFYAYQDGTWTLTAEYMTGLLGRRFATLAATAPAVKREHLDQKFTGYYVTGGYTSGHHSILARYDLMNLNSGDDWYTATNPYTTNVATGLPTGADYSPKYTEVTVGYTYAWIPEKVKAANLKVNYIARSKNFLRPFGTETGEQGGNTVVAALLVAF, via the coding sequence ATGAAGCGCACGTGCAACCTCGGCCTGGCCGCCTTCCTCCTCGCCGCCCTGCCGGCCTCGGCCCAGACAGTGAAGATCGGCGGGGACATCCAGCTCTGGTACACCCAGATGCTGGACAGCAACCTCCGGTACAACAGCGCGGCTCCCGGCGGGTACTACAACCTCCGCAGCGAGTTCAAGGAGAACACCTTCTCCGTCCGCCGTTCCGAGATCAAGCTCTCCGGCAGCGCGGCCGAGGGCGTGGACTACGAAGTGATGTTCGACCCCTCCATTTCCACCGGGACCTCGAACCCCATCATCCTCCAGGATGCCTTCGTCACCTGGAAGCCCTTCGCCGGCCTCGACGTGAAGGCCGGCCAGTTCAAGAACCTCCAGACCTACGAGGGCGTGACGAGCTCCACCGAGCTGCTCTTCGCCGAGCGCAGCCAGCTGGGCCGGATGTTCGGTGACAAGCGTGACCGCGGCCTGGCCCTCGGCTTCTCCTACGGTGATCCCAAGGGCTTCGCCGGCAAGGTCACCGCGGCCGTGTTCAACGGCATGAACGACGCGACCTCCGGCAAGACCAACGACACCAACGCCCAGAAGGACGTTGTCCTCCGCGTGGACTTCAGCCTCGGCCAGACGCACAAGTTCGGCGCCTACACCCTCCAGGGCGGCACGGACGTGGCCGACAAGGGGAATCCCCCCGCCACCATCGCCGCGAACCCTGGAGGCGCCTGGCCCACCCAGGCCGCCATCTACGACAACAAGGACAAGACCACCAACCTGGGCGCCTTCTATGCCTACCAGGATGGCACCTGGACCCTCACCGCGGAGTACATGACCGGCCTGCTGGGCCGCCGCTTCGCCACCCTCGCCGCCACCGCCCCCGCCGTGAAGCGCGAGCACCTGGACCAGAAGTTCACGGGCTACTACGTGACCGGCGGCTACACCTCCGGCCACCACAGCATCCTCGCCCGCTACGACCTGATGAACCTCAACAGCGGGGACGACTGGTACACCGCCACCAACCCCTACACCACGAACGTGGCCACCGGCCTCCCCACCGGCGCCGACTACAGCCCCAAGTACACGGAGGTCACCGTCGGCTACACCTACGCCTGGATCCCCGAGAAGGTGAAGGCCGCCAACCTCAAGGTCAACTACATCGCCCGCAGCAAGAACTTCCTCCGGCCCTTCGGCACCGAGACGGGCGAGCAGGGCGGCAACACCGTCGTGGCGGCCCTGCTGGTCGCGTTCTGA
- the cls gene encoding cardiolipin synthase has product MNAHPPKAASRVHPPSSHPRRRPAGWARARTGLPLALAGLLTLACARLPEVNYLKVPLNAPATPVVVDGQGTLSQGDAASLLPKRLGHSKVDAKMLAGLEEAATGRPLIAGNKVTLLFDGPKTISAMMAAVSKAKDTINLETYLFDQDPLGMKFAELLIAKQKEGVQVSIIYDCVGTLGTPQAFFDRMQDAGIRLLPFQPVNPLHRPWRWKLNNRDHRKILVVDGKVAFAGGVNITVAYARGSSFRAPPQGTAPVGWRDTHLQIEGPAVAALQWMFLDNWASQKEGDLPERDYFPTLSPAGDKVLRVLRSQPGSNHEIFKAYFLAIQGATKTIHITAAYFVPDVQIMKALLEAAKRGVEVRIMLPKVSDSWLTTQARRSFYTQMLKGRIKVHELKSSVLHAKTAVIDGSWSTVGSTNMDTRSFLHNKEVNVVVMGDAFGREMEDAFSEDLKDSNEITLAQWKHRPVGQRFTEWFARLLSYWL; this is encoded by the coding sequence TTGAACGCCCACCCTCCCAAGGCGGCCTCTCGTGTTCACCCGCCGTCTTCCCATCCGCGGCGCCGGCCGGCGGGCTGGGCGCGCGCGCGGACGGGCCTCCCCCTCGCCCTCGCCGGCCTGCTCACCTTGGCCTGTGCGCGCCTGCCTGAAGTGAACTACCTGAAGGTGCCTCTCAACGCGCCAGCGACGCCGGTCGTCGTCGATGGCCAGGGGACGCTCAGCCAGGGGGATGCTGCGTCCCTGCTCCCCAAGCGCCTCGGCCACTCCAAGGTGGATGCCAAGATGCTGGCGGGGCTCGAGGAGGCCGCCACGGGGCGGCCACTCATCGCGGGCAACAAGGTCACCCTCCTCTTCGACGGTCCGAAAACCATCTCGGCGATGATGGCCGCGGTGTCCAAGGCCAAGGACACCATCAACCTGGAGACCTACCTCTTCGATCAGGACCCCCTGGGGATGAAGTTCGCGGAGCTGCTCATCGCCAAGCAGAAGGAGGGGGTGCAGGTCAGCATCATCTACGACTGCGTCGGTACGCTGGGAACCCCGCAGGCCTTCTTCGACCGCATGCAGGACGCGGGCATCCGGCTCCTCCCCTTCCAGCCCGTCAATCCCCTCCACCGCCCCTGGCGCTGGAAGCTCAACAACCGTGACCACCGGAAGATCCTGGTGGTGGACGGCAAGGTGGCGTTCGCGGGGGGCGTGAACATCACGGTGGCCTACGCACGCGGCTCGTCGTTCCGGGCCCCACCCCAGGGCACCGCTCCGGTGGGGTGGCGGGACACCCACCTCCAGATCGAGGGCCCGGCCGTGGCCGCCTTGCAATGGATGTTCCTCGACAACTGGGCCAGCCAGAAGGAGGGCGATCTGCCCGAGAGGGACTACTTCCCCACACTCTCGCCCGCGGGCGACAAGGTCCTGCGGGTTCTCAGGAGCCAGCCGGGAAGCAACCACGAGATCTTCAAGGCCTATTTCCTGGCCATCCAGGGGGCCACGAAAACCATCCACATCACCGCGGCCTATTTCGTCCCGGATGTCCAGATCATGAAGGCGCTTCTGGAGGCAGCCAAACGCGGCGTGGAGGTGAGGATCATGCTGCCCAAGGTCTCCGACAGCTGGCTCACCACCCAGGCCCGGCGCTCCTTCTACACCCAGATGCTCAAGGGCCGCATCAAGGTCCATGAACTCAAGAGCTCGGTGCTGCATGCCAAGACCGCCGTCATCGACGGGAGCTGGTCCACGGTCGGCTCCACCAACATGGATACGCGGAGCTTCCTCCACAACAAGGAGGTCAACGTGGTCGTCATGGGGGATGCCTTCGGGCGGGAGATGGAGGACGCCTTCAGCGAAGACCTGAAGGATTCCAACGAGATCACCCTCGCGCAGTGGAAGCATCGACCCGTGGGTCAGCGCTTCACGGAGTGGTTTGCCCGGCTCCTCTCCTATTGGCTTTGA
- a CDS encoding DUF1003 domain-containing protein, producing the protein MREPHEVAAKLLGMPFEALDERAQKVAQHVAGRKHIARNVAKEADASTTFGQRAADAVASFGGSWIFVGLFAGTMVVWVGLNAFLVMNRGRTFDPYPYILLNLFLSMLAAIQAPVILMSQNRQSEKDRIHAEHDYEVNLKAELDIMLLHEKLDLLREKQWEELLAIQKEQLELLARLGPGKAATS; encoded by the coding sequence ATGCGCGAACCCCATGAGGTCGCGGCCAAGCTGTTGGGCATGCCCTTCGAGGCCCTGGACGAGCGGGCGCAGAAGGTGGCGCAGCATGTGGCCGGGCGCAAGCACATCGCGCGGAACGTCGCGAAAGAGGCCGATGCCAGCACCACCTTCGGCCAGCGTGCGGCGGATGCCGTGGCGTCCTTCGGAGGGTCCTGGATCTTCGTCGGGCTCTTCGCCGGCACCATGGTCGTCTGGGTCGGGCTCAACGCGTTCCTCGTCATGAACCGCGGCAGGACGTTCGATCCTTATCCCTACATCCTCCTCAACCTCTTCCTCTCCATGCTGGCGGCCATCCAGGCCCCGGTGATCCTCATGTCCCAGAACCGCCAATCGGAGAAGGACCGGATCCACGCCGAGCATGACTACGAAGTGAACCTCAAGGCCGAACTGGACATCATGCTGCTGCACGAGAAACTGGATCTCCTCCGGGAGAAGCAGTGGGAGGAACTGCTGGCCATCCAGAAGGAGCAGCTCGAGCTCCTGGCCAGGCTGGGCCCCGGGAAGGCGGCCACCTCTTGA
- a CDS encoding alpha/beta fold hydrolase, whose amino-acid sequence MFKDINGIRIAYTDEGQGAPLLFVHGFPLSRATWSKQVAFFKANHRVIAPDLRGLGESASGPGPVSMSRFAEDLHDLVQRLSTGPVVLVGHSMGGYVALAFAMAYPNALSGLVLVGTKAGKDSPEVAAARRATAEKVRTEGVSVVVDAMAPKMLSASHADPAMAASVHGFMAASKPDGVMGALWGMADRPDASARLGQIRVPTLVITGADDTVIPPSESVILAESIPGAQLTVIPEAGHLVAFERADAFNEALNGWLESRSSAPGFRGTISASHQPG is encoded by the coding sequence ATGTTCAAAGATATCAATGGCATCCGGATAGCCTATACGGATGAGGGCCAGGGGGCTCCTCTGCTCTTCGTCCACGGCTTTCCCCTCAGCCGGGCCACCTGGTCCAAGCAGGTGGCGTTCTTCAAGGCGAATCACCGCGTGATCGCGCCGGATCTGCGGGGGCTGGGCGAAAGCGCGTCGGGGCCGGGACCGGTCTCCATGAGCCGGTTCGCCGAGGATCTCCACGACCTGGTGCAGCGCCTGTCCACGGGGCCGGTCGTCCTCGTGGGGCACTCCATGGGCGGCTATGTGGCGCTCGCCTTCGCCATGGCGTACCCCAACGCCCTGAGCGGGCTGGTGCTGGTTGGCACGAAGGCCGGCAAGGATTCGCCCGAGGTGGCCGCCGCCCGCCGGGCCACCGCTGAAAAGGTCCGGACGGAGGGGGTTTCGGTGGTGGTGGACGCCATGGCGCCCAAGATGCTCTCTGCGAGCCATGCGGATCCTGCCATGGCGGCGTCCGTCCACGGCTTCATGGCTGCTTCCAAGCCGGACGGGGTCATGGGGGCCCTGTGGGGCATGGCGGACCGGCCGGATGCGAGCGCCCGCCTCGGCCAGATCCGGGTGCCCACCCTGGTGATCACCGGCGCCGATGACACGGTCATTCCGCCCAGCGAATCCGTCATCCTGGCCGAGTCCATTCCCGGCGCCCAGCTCACGGTCATCCCCGAGGCCGGCCACCTGGTGGCCTTCGAGCGTGCCGATGCGTTCAACGAGGCCTTGAACGGCTGGCTTGAGTCCAGGAGCTCCGCGCCCGGCTTCAGGGGGACCATTTCTGCCAGCCATCAGCCAGGTTGA
- a CDS encoding OmpA family protein gives MTALLVAQAGTPAVAGSLYRHVSFSPQAQPVTVPLYRVTVVQGSAKAINYRNLKHATEIDLLGTVLVSNASGEAKVKNEDGAVQITAKFKNLPPASTFGGEFLTYVVWSISPEGSATNLGELILEEGRGKVKVTEKRQTFGLIVTAEPYFAVSQPSNVVVMENEVRKGSAEQFEFIDAKFELLKRGQYAQNLETVEPVAMDPKTPFHVFQARNAVRIARATGASTYAPEALGKAETFLAQAENKEGGRKVRAVAAKESVQRAEDARLISVQKQAAEGLTAERQAAQDKLDDSRRETAKATDAEDSAVLKTRQAEQENAGLRDRNAGLQSRNDGLKASNEGLKADNEGLEANNEGLRTQLMDQLNAVLETRATARGLIVNMSGVLFQNGKAELLPAAREKLSKIAGILSTHKGLMVEADGFTDSEGSEALNQRLSEQRAKNTMDFLVSQGVPRSSVTSRGFGKGNPIATNETASGRQENRRVELVVSGEGITGRKTAGL, from the coding sequence ATGACTGCGCTCCTGGTCGCCCAAGCGGGCACACCGGCCGTGGCGGGCAGTCTCTACCGCCATGTCTCCTTTTCGCCCCAGGCCCAGCCCGTGACCGTGCCCCTGTATCGGGTGACCGTGGTCCAGGGCTCGGCCAAGGCCATCAACTACCGGAATCTGAAGCACGCCACGGAGATTGATCTCCTGGGCACGGTGCTCGTCTCGAATGCCTCGGGTGAGGCGAAGGTGAAGAACGAAGACGGTGCGGTCCAGATCACCGCGAAGTTCAAGAACCTGCCTCCCGCCTCGACTTTTGGCGGGGAGTTCCTGACCTACGTGGTGTGGAGCATCTCCCCCGAAGGCAGTGCCACGAACCTGGGGGAACTCATCCTCGAAGAGGGTCGAGGCAAGGTCAAGGTCACCGAAAAACGCCAGACCTTCGGCCTCATCGTGACTGCCGAGCCCTATTTTGCGGTGAGCCAGCCCAGCAATGTGGTCGTGATGGAGAACGAGGTCCGCAAGGGCTCGGCAGAACAGTTCGAGTTCATCGATGCCAAGTTCGAGCTGCTGAAGCGGGGCCAGTACGCCCAGAACCTGGAGACCGTGGAGCCGGTGGCCATGGATCCAAAGACGCCGTTCCATGTCTTCCAGGCGCGCAACGCGGTGCGGATCGCCCGGGCCACGGGGGCCTCGACCTACGCGCCGGAGGCGCTCGGGAAGGCCGAGACCTTCCTTGCCCAGGCGGAAAACAAGGAGGGCGGCCGGAAGGTCCGGGCCGTGGCCGCGAAGGAATCCGTCCAGCGGGCTGAAGATGCCCGCCTGATCTCGGTCCAGAAGCAGGCTGCCGAAGGGCTCACCGCGGAGCGCCAGGCGGCCCAGGACAAGCTGGACGATTCCCGGCGGGAGACCGCCAAGGCCACCGACGCTGAAGATTCCGCCGTCCTGAAGACCCGGCAGGCTGAGCAGGAGAACGCCGGCCTCCGGGACCGGAATGCAGGCCTCCAATCCAGGAATGACGGGCTCAAGGCCAGCAACGAAGGGCTCAAGGCCGATAATGAAGGGCTCGAGGCGAATAACGAAGGGCTTCGGACTCAGCTGATGGATCAGCTCAATGCGGTCCTTGAGACCCGGGCCACCGCCCGTGGGCTCATCGTGAACATGTCCGGCGTGCTGTTCCAGAACGGGAAGGCAGAGCTGCTCCCCGCCGCGCGCGAGAAGCTCTCCAAGATCGCGGGGATCCTCTCGACCCACAAAGGGCTGATGGTCGAAGCGGACGGCTTCACGGACAGCGAAGGCAGCGAGGCCCTCAACCAGCGCCTGTCGGAGCAGCGCGCCAAGAACACGATGGATTTCCTCGTGAGCCAGGGTGTCCCCCGCAGCTCGGTCACCTCCAGGGGCTTCGGGAAGGGAAACCCCATCGCCACCAATGAAACGGCTTCGGGTCGTCAGGAGAACCGGCGTGTGGAACTGGTCGTATCCGGTGAAGGCATTACCGGCCGGAAGACCGCGGGGCTCTGA
- a CDS encoding YtxH domain-containing protein: MTMTTTEPKTSSYGPTLLTFLAGAAVGAVVVALTTPKTGPELRGNLKDLATRAKRRTGELADNASEAWDSLRGRTALAASDLKRGVTDAASDLRG; encoded by the coding sequence ATGACCATGACCACGACCGAACCCAAGACTTCCTCCTACGGCCCCACGCTTCTCACCTTCCTCGCAGGTGCCGCCGTCGGCGCGGTGGTGGTGGCCCTGACCACCCCCAAGACCGGCCCCGAGCTTCGCGGGAACCTGAAGGATCTCGCCACCCGTGCGAAGCGCAGGACCGGCGAGCTGGCCGACAACGCGAGCGAGGCCTGGGACAGCCTGAGGGGCCGGACGGCCCTGGCGGCCAGTGACCTGAAGCGCGGCGTGACCGACGCGGCCAGCGATCTGCGCGGCTGA
- a CDS encoding lmo0937 family membrane protein, which yields MLWTIAVVLIVLWALGLVSAYTMGGFIHILLVLAIVLVLVRVIQGRKII from the coding sequence ATGTTGTGGACCATTGCAGTCGTCTTGATCGTCCTCTGGGCCCTTGGCCTCGTCAGCGCGTACACGATGGGTGGTTTCATCCACATCCTGCTGGTGCTCGCCATCGTCCTCGTGCTCGTCCGGGTCATCCAGGGCAGGAAAATCATCTGA
- a CDS encoding BON domain-containing protein translates to MRHIELNLHTALLASSALIMVGLPLQASDQDHRIEASAKSSYNFKTYLKGDHIKVESEDGVVTLKGTVAHDYHKSLAQDTVAGLPGVKRVDNQLTIVGDQPSEHSDGWMTMKVKGVLAFHRNVSATATEVNTENGVVTLTGKADSEAQKQLTGEYAKDVEGVTEVRNHLVVTKGAHRTMGEKVDDTSITAQVKSALLFHKSTHALATKVVTKDGVVTLHGEAKNAAERDLVSKLAEDINGVKRVVNQMTVKPS, encoded by the coding sequence ATGCGACACATCGAACTGAATCTCCACACCGCCCTCCTGGCCTCTTCAGCACTGATCATGGTCGGCCTGCCCCTCCAGGCTTCTGACCAGGACCATCGCATCGAGGCCTCAGCCAAGAGCAGCTACAACTTCAAGACCTACCTGAAGGGCGACCACATCAAGGTCGAGTCTGAAGATGGCGTGGTCACTCTGAAGGGCACCGTCGCCCACGACTACCACAAGTCTCTGGCCCAGGACACCGTCGCCGGACTGCCCGGCGTCAAGAGGGTGGACAACCAGCTCACGATCGTCGGCGACCAGCCCTCGGAACATTCAGACGGCTGGATGACCATGAAAGTGAAGGGTGTCCTGGCCTTCCATCGGAATGTCAGCGCCACCGCCACTGAGGTGAACACGGAAAACGGCGTCGTCACCCTCACCGGCAAGGCCGACTCGGAGGCCCAGAAGCAGCTGACCGGCGAATATGCCAAGGATGTGGAGGGCGTCACGGAGGTTCGCAACCACCTCGTCGTCACGAAGGGCGCCCACCGGACGATGGGAGAGAAGGTGGATGACACCTCCATCACGGCCCAGGTCAAGTCGGCCCTGTTGTTCCACAAGTCCACCCATGCCCTGGCCACCAAAGTGGTCACCAAGGATGGTGTGGTGACCCTGCACGGCGAAGCCAAGAATGCCGCGGAGCGGGACCTGGTGTCCAAGCTTGCCGAGGACATCAATGGCGTGAAGCGCGTGGTCAACCAGATGACCGTCAAGCCGTCCTGA
- a CDS encoding sigma-54-dependent Fis family transcriptional regulator, with translation MRAGDLDHKELLELDPEGGLIRFAGQRAILLDAVAMGLLRKYLVENFGFTAARTVLTQFGFAHGWRMAEAMRTEFKWDDEAEWRRAGNRIHTLGGLFSVQTEDKDPLSKEGMMLVTSYEAEQHLLHFGRADAPMCWTICGLISGYLSRIAGQEIFVLEDRCQGKGDAGCHLFGRTREEWGDTRAEELWFYDKSRLSDALDVSIHRVTETLKAAERKLKEHRKAMVSTIRESGEPMYGIVARSAAMRQVVDLACRVAKVDSTVLITGESGSGKERIARLVHDESTRMSGPFIAVNCGAIAETLLESELFGHARGAFTGATHDRPGLFESANGGTLLLDEVGEVSPGMQVKLLRALQEREIRRVGENKNRKVNVRIIAATNRDLALGVTDGNFRQDLYYRLKVVELHVPPLRERRDDILPLARVLLAGSALSMKRKITGLTPGAADQLLRYPWPGNVRELENVMERAVALSPGNRVELEDLPEEVRQACALPPTADGTVRPLEVIEKEYILAALALNGGNQTRTSEQLHIGSATLYRKLKSYGLIGGERANNQSL, from the coding sequence ATGCGTGCCGGCGATTTGGACCACAAGGAATTGCTGGAACTGGATCCGGAGGGCGGGCTGATCCGCTTCGCCGGGCAGCGGGCCATTCTGCTGGACGCGGTTGCGATGGGCCTCCTGCGCAAGTACCTCGTCGAGAACTTCGGCTTCACCGCCGCCCGGACGGTCCTGACCCAGTTCGGCTTCGCCCACGGGTGGCGGATGGCCGAGGCCATGAGGACCGAGTTCAAATGGGATGATGAAGCCGAGTGGCGCCGGGCCGGCAATCGCATCCACACCCTCGGGGGCCTCTTCAGCGTCCAGACGGAGGACAAGGACCCCCTCTCCAAGGAAGGGATGATGCTCGTGACCTCCTACGAGGCGGAGCAGCATCTCCTGCACTTCGGCCGGGCCGATGCACCCATGTGCTGGACCATCTGCGGCCTCATCAGCGGCTACCTCAGCCGGATCGCCGGCCAGGAGATCTTCGTCCTCGAGGACCGCTGCCAAGGCAAGGGGGATGCGGGGTGCCACCTGTTCGGGCGCACCCGTGAGGAGTGGGGCGATACCCGGGCCGAGGAGCTCTGGTTCTACGACAAGAGCCGCTTGTCGGATGCCCTCGATGTGTCGATCCACCGCGTCACGGAGACCCTGAAGGCCGCGGAGCGGAAGCTCAAAGAGCACCGCAAGGCGATGGTCAGCACGATCCGGGAGAGTGGCGAACCGATGTACGGGATCGTCGCCCGGAGCGCGGCCATGAGGCAGGTCGTGGATCTCGCCTGCCGCGTGGCCAAGGTCGATTCCACGGTCCTCATCACGGGCGAAAGCGGCTCAGGCAAGGAGCGGATCGCGCGCCTGGTCCACGATGAATCGACACGCATGTCCGGTCCGTTCATCGCGGTCAACTGCGGCGCCATCGCCGAGACGCTGTTGGAAAGCGAGCTCTTCGGCCACGCGCGGGGCGCATTCACGGGCGCCACCCATGACCGTCCGGGCCTGTTCGAGTCGGCCAACGGGGGCACCCTGCTGCTGGATGAGGTCGGCGAGGTTTCACCGGGCATGCAGGTCAAGCTGCTGCGCGCGCTCCAGGAACGGGAGATCCGACGGGTGGGCGAGAACAAGAACCGGAAGGTGAATGTGCGCATCATCGCCGCCACCAACCGCGACCTGGCCCTGGGCGTCACGGATGGCAACTTCCGCCAGGACCTCTACTACCGGCTCAAGGTCGTGGAGCTGCACGTGCCGCCCCTCCGGGAGCGCCGGGACGACATCCTGCCCCTGGCCCGGGTGCTGCTCGCCGGGTCAGCGCTGTCCATGAAGCGCAAGATCACGGGCCTGACCCCAGGCGCGGCCGATCAGCTCCTTCGTTACCCGTGGCCGGGCAATGTACGCGAACTCGAAAATGTCATGGAGCGGGCCGTCGCACTTTCGCCAGGCAACCGCGTGGAGCTCGAGGACCTGCCCGAAGAGGTCCGGCAGGCCTGCGCCCTTCCCCCGACCGCCGATGGGACGGTCCGGCCGCTGGAGGTCATCGAGAAGGAGTACATCCTCGCGGCCCTGGCCTTGAATGGCGGCAATCAGACGCGCACGTCCGAGCAGCTCCACATCGGCTCCGCCACGCTGTACCGCAAACTCAAGAGCTATGGGTTGATCGGCGGAGAACGGGCCAACAACCAAAGTCTCTAG
- a CDS encoding response regulator, with product MISPTDILHGKILVVDDQEANVLLLEQMLRGAGYTSITSTMDSSKVCELHLINHYDLILLDLQMPGMDGFQVMENLKDLEKGGYLPVLVITAQPAHKLRALKAGAKDFISKPFDLAEVLLRVHNMLEVRLLHLEMKRLYERIAAEQKVSQRLLLNVLPTSLAGRLEGQSEVKAGVFTELVTESYAEVTLLFADILEFTRFVEGANAEVLLGVLDEMAIRFDAQGGQSGLDKTRTIGNAYLASIGLSDPVIEHTIKASQKALDIVEAVDRFNERSKYKLKLRIGLDIGSEVSSIVHKRNIVCDF from the coding sequence ATGATCAGTCCAACCGATATCCTCCACGGCAAGATCCTGGTCGTCGACGATCAGGAGGCCAACGTGCTCCTGCTCGAACAGATGCTCCGCGGGGCCGGCTACACCTCCATCACCTCCACCATGGATTCAAGCAAGGTCTGCGAGCTCCACCTCATCAACCACTACGACCTGATTCTGCTCGACCTTCAGATGCCCGGCATGGACGGGTTCCAGGTGATGGAGAACCTGAAGGACCTCGAAAAGGGCGGCTACCTCCCCGTCCTGGTGATCACGGCGCAGCCCGCGCACAAGCTGCGGGCGCTCAAAGCGGGAGCCAAGGACTTCATCAGCAAGCCCTTCGACCTGGCGGAAGTGCTGCTGCGGGTGCACAACATGCTCGAAGTCCGCCTGCTGCATCTGGAGATGAAGCGGCTGTACGAACGGATCGCCGCCGAGCAGAAGGTATCGCAGCGGTTGCTGCTCAACGTGCTGCCGACTTCCCTGGCCGGGCGCCTCGAAGGGCAGTCCGAGGTCAAGGCCGGCGTCTTCACGGAACTGGTCACGGAAAGCTACGCGGAAGTGACGCTGCTGTTCGCGGACATCCTGGAGTTCACCAGGTTCGTGGAGGGGGCGAATGCCGAAGTCCTGCTGGGGGTGCTCGACGAAATGGCAATCCGCTTCGATGCCCAGGGTGGCCAGTCAGGCCTGGACAAGACCAGGACCATCGGCAATGCCTATCTGGCTTCCATCGGCCTGTCCGATCCGGTGATCGAGCACACGATCAAGGCCTCGCAGAAGGCCCTGGACATCGTCGAAGCCGTGGATCGTTTCAACGAGCGCAGCAAGTACAAGCTGAAGCTGCGCATCGGGCTCGACATCGGGAGCGAGGTCTCCAGCATCGTCCACAAGCGCAACATCGTCTGCGATTTCTAG